From the Eleutherodactylus coqui strain aEleCoq1 chromosome 9, aEleCoq1.hap1, whole genome shotgun sequence genome, the window ATAAAGGTAAGTCGTTGCGTATAATATTAGTCACCGTTGAAAAATCCTTCCTGTAGGGCCGACTTCACACCGGCGATAAAATAGcgagagtgaaaacgcagaattatgaaaccaatggtttccttcacatttgcaatgtttttactcatgcgatgttgcaagaaaaaaatttgcGGCATGTGCTATCTgctattttgtatttatttttaaccctttccaatccactgtctgacgtctaaagacattatgatttaaggctgtacagctccgatgttggacgacatctgtcggggttctcttactgtatattgccagcctctctgctgttggagcctatccaacatgtcaccttatgcagtactggctttagccagcagatagcgccgttgtatactgactgaaaaagagtaagccccctaagaaaaccaggacacaaattggattggaaagggttaataatctcccatgtttccctatggagcctcctttttatcgcaacacaaagcataaacttgcgattttcCTGCAATACATTTAGCATTAAAAGTCTGATTGACTtccatgcttaaaaaaaaataaaaaaatcaaatcatggcaaaatcgcgcGAGGCAGCAATGTTttagtgagaaaaagcagcgctgatgctcaaaaatcgtgggaaaaagttgcaattttcttgcagtgatatcgcaagcaccagtgtgaaggagtggGGAAAAACAATGAATTTCTCCCTCCATACTTTTAGACCGATCTGCAAGTTGTTAACCCTCCGTTTGCCATTCGCAGTCGGCCTTGCTCGGTCAGTATTACCACTTGCATAGCTCCTCTTTCTGAACGTTGAAACAATCAATTGGGATTCAAATCCCTAATGGCCGGCACAAGAACGAGCTCTCTCAGCCCCCACAGGTAAGTTAGCAACAATGTGAGGGGGATGACAACTTGAGGATAAAAGCAGTGTACACTATTGCCTGCAATCGGTTTCCTGAACAATTTAGAAGCGTCGTTATTGCAAGCTGGATCCCCAGATAAGCAAAGATCCAAATAAGTGTGGTTTTACACCTGCACTGGGGGTTACACTTTCCTGCtcagtttggggagcaggaaagggaaacctTCGTGGCCGAAGAGTTCCGTCTGTGGACATAACCGAACAGCATCGGTCAGACCCCATTTATTATAACTGGATCCGCGACTGAACGCCCGGCTGCAGATTCTAGCGCAGATGTCAAACCACCATAAGGAGTTCTATTGTTATGATGATCTAGGGGAAAAACAAATAGTCATTGTTATTAaagtacttttaaaaaattcataaCTGCCAAACGCACAGAACTCGGTCAATTTTTCTCCCCGTGTAAATATAGCCAAAGCAAAACTAATTATGGCTGACACATCCAAGGCTCTGCATCTTTTGGAGCGTGGTTtaggacagtgtttctcaactgcaGTCCTTGGGGGTCCgcaacaggtcatgttgtcaggataTCCTCTAGTAAGGACGCCtgtgcaatgtctgaggcgctgaacataattacatcaccggtgcaatactgaggaaatcctgaaaacatggcctgttggcggtccctgaggactggagttgggaaacgctgGTTTAGGATACGCGATGTGCTAATAACACATGAtctattctactgataggggcgaccaaatacttttggtaggacagcgTGTATGAGGAGCTGAGGATAGTAAAGGGGTATATACATAAGAGGAGCCTATGGAAGAGCTGAGGatagtcagtatatatatatatattgtgtgtgtgtgtgtgtgtgtgtgtgtatatgtgtatatatatatatatatatatatatatatatatatatatatatatatatatatatatatatatatatatatatatatatatagaggagtTTGACATCGCTGGCCTTTCTCGTGTCCTGGACCCTTTGATTGTCTACATGTTTTATATAAATGTGCTGAGAAATGATcactttttctgttttgtttcatTTGCAGGAGTGAGCCTAGTGAATTTTGTCTGTTTGCTTCCTGTTATGTAATGTCCTTGAAAGATGTCTCGAGAAAGAAAGCTCTTTCGACAAGATCAGTCTCCAGGGCCAGAAGGTTCCTCAGAATCCAGCAGCTCATCTTCTCAGGACAGTTCTTCCACTTCTTCAAAACTAGGACCAAGAGGTCACAGGATGAAAAGCCAGGCTTATTTCCCGTTCAGCCTCCTTCCTGTTGACTGCCAGCTCCACGTCTTCTCATTCCTCTCCGAAGTAGAGAAGTGCACGGCTGCCATGGTCTGCTCAGATTGGAGTAAACTCATGCGTACGCCGCGACTCTGGAGAGTGGCTGACTTCATGAGGCTTGGGGCTGTGCTCTCTGGCATGGATGGGGTGCTGGTGTCGGTGAGAGAGTTTGAGCGATGGAAGGAGTGGGTGCACCAGTATGCTTACCATCTAACATCCCGTGGAGCCAGTTTATTGGTCCTTCGTGCTAGTTTTGATTTAGGAGACCAGAGGACCAAATGGGCTGACTTCCTTCTCCAGTTTCTCGATAGCGTTCACTGTGGAGACCTTCAGGAGTTGGAGTTGAATTGGACGTTGACCCATCTGGAGCCTCTCGATATTTATCCTCCTGGTAGCATGGCACAGATATGTTTGGCCAAGACAGATCAATTTAACAGCTTCCAGACTCTCTTTGAACGTCTCACCCGGTCATCCCCCAAACTGAGCCGCATGAAACTGCCTTTTGATTGGTCAGAACACTCTGTATCGCTTCTCACACACTTCCAAAATCTCAGCACATTAGAACTGAACTATTTCTGGGTTTTTAAGAGCGTTCGGCCAGAAACCATGCAACAACTTACCAAGTCTCTTCCGAAGCTGAAGACTTTGATCCTTCAGGTTCTGGTTCCTGTGAAGGACTTGGGAGTCTCTTACCCTATGGAGTCTAAGTCTCTAGAGTTTTTAGATGTATCTCAGAGTCGTGGGCTGGTCTTCAGCCACCTGGATTTACCTTCATTGAAAGAATTTAAGATTAAGAAAACAATCAGGGGCATAATATTAAATCGTAGAACCCGGATTGCCCTGCAGACTCGGTGGTCGTGTTTATATGACTTACTTAAAGTGGGCACCCCAAAACTTCAGGTGTTTAACTCGCACACGTTGCTTCCGAATTGGCAGACACAGACATACCTGGAGCTCAGTGAGGTCCTTCTACAGTCCTGTTATTGCATCCAACATACAGACACATGGCTGCTCTGAGGCGGTCCATCCATCGATCAGCACTCCAAAAGTATCCAGTCATCTATCTCAGGAACTCATCATGGGACTAACGTCATTCCAAAATCTTAGTCACATAAACCCAAGGAGAACCATCATATGACACAAAAGCACCAAGATTTTCATTAAACCCTGAGTAGTCAAATTATTTTGAGCAAGGGGTTGACAATCATTCCTAGACCGCCTGCACTCAAAAACTCCCCCATAAATGAAAGTTGAGTGACAACCAATATCTCCATCCTTAAAAATCCAGTTATTGTCACCACCTGTGTTGTGGACAATTCTGCCAAGTTCTGTTGGGTTTTGGGTGCTTTGAGGTAGATCTACCAAGAAGGCATTAGAAACCTAGTACCAGTAGAGGCGGCCATATTGTCAAACAAAAGTAACATTTTTAAAAGCCTGGACAGAAGAGGATTTATtgactagattttttttttttttttagggggtgaGATGTTCTGATATTTGGGCTCTTGTGATGGATAGTATAGGGGTGTGGTGTGCTGGTAGCGAGTTGACCTCAAAGCTTCCAAACACTCAAGAAGCCTTGGAATGTGGATGTGATGGAACAATATTCCGATTGATGAAACAGCTAGAGAAATTGCCTTCTACCAGTTTTGTGGTGGGTGCCGGGTTCTCTTGACTCCTATCACTAGCCGCTGACATTAGTCCAATCTCGGAAGatataaactcccccccccccccccccaattcactGTGTCGAAGAACTGATCTGACTTTGCTACTTTTAatcccgttaaaaaaaaaaaagtgtgagcagAGGTTGTATATGAAGGTTTTTCGTCAAGTCGTAGATGTCTGGTAGTCACTGCACATGACAATGGCACCCAACTTTTTAGCTAGTCTTCTTCCGTTGTCTGATAATGCTTATTATTGGTCTACTGAAAGAGTGCGGCCGTCTCCTGAACGCTTCAGTATTCTGTCCATCGCTGTAGAGCATTGTTTTATCCTTTTCTCCCTTCTCATGTAGTGACTTACAGGGCCTGTAGGACAGGCTTTAAAACAAGGAATGGTGGGGGCTATACAGTAAAATGCATTAAATGAGTGAGGATTAGGGTAGAAGGTATTCGACTGCTTCCATAACTTTCATTAACTTTGAATTTCCCAATTAAAGGGGTCTGCACCATGGTTCTCTGGACCCTAAATTTACTGTTTTATCACTTCTCATAATGATTATAGTGCAGTGGGGAAACCCAAAGCACGTAAAAAGGTGATTATTTCCAAAAATATCCTCTGTccctcagattttttttttcatttttctctgtgGATATAGGAGGACAGGACAAAAGCTTTTATCCCAGGTTCTTGATTGTCTGTTCATAACTTACATATTAAATgtaaataatgttttattaaagATTTTGGTGCTCTTATTTCCTgttatttaggcctcctgcacaccggcgcgtcggaccccacatgcaggattcccgcagcggagttcgacccggtgccaggcctacttacctgtctggcgtcttctccTGTGCTGCGAATTCTCTGGGCAGTGCATGCACAGTTGAGAGGACACTGCGCCATCACCATAGCGGTGACGCGGCTCCTGtggcatggacggcttccattgactttaatgaaagccAGCCATGCATATCTCACGGCAAATTGTAGcacactgcgattttctgcttgcgggaaagaaatcgcagtcgatttccacttgtggtcaggaaatcgcgtttttccatagcatgctatgagctggatttgctgcgaaatcccGCTCTGgttttcgcaatgcaaatccacccgtgtgccgGAGGTCTTACAATGCCATGCAAAAGTATTccctcctgtaaaaaaaaaacaaaaaaacaaacaatttgtCTGCTACAAATGACATGTATCCGGGCAGCCTTGTTACGGTACTCGCAGTTCCTTATTCATTAACCATTTTTATTAAAGTAAAAATGATTCTTGCATAAGTATTCATTCCCTTCAATTTTCTACTTTGTTGAACTGCCCTTTGCAGATATACCTGAACTGTTCAGCAACTTTTCACACTGGGGTGATTTTTATCCATTCTTCCAAGCATGTTTGGTGCAGGATATTGTAAGACCCCTGTAGATACAGGTTCTCGAGTGGACGAAGATCTGGACAGTCACATTCACACTTTGGTATTCTCCTCTTCATTCGTTGCTTTTAACTCGCCCTCTCATATGGGGCCAGTTGTAGTTAGAGTTCTAGATATTGCTAAAGTTCGCTGCAGTCTCATCCTCTGGACTCCTGTTTtccttaggctagggtcacacgggCCGGAATTCTCTTGGAATGGCCGCATCGAAAATTCCACtcttcaaaacccgcgggttttATAGCGGTTTCACTGTTGGCATtctgctgtggctttctctcATTGAGGGGAGAGAGGCCGTTGTGGAAAAGAGGaaagaattgatatgctgcgGAATCGAATTCCACGCCGCACGTCAGTTTTcgtgcggtttggccgcagggtctgggtgagatttttgcaaaatctcgtccactttgctggctaaacctaggattaggagccgcgggcggagttgccgtgcggactttccgcacagaaattccgtgacaattccgccccgtgtgaacccagccttacaagtctcctcctGAAAATGACTGTTAGGGATGACCTAGTCCAGCTAGTGCTGGTTGATCATGATGCAGCTTGAACCTCCTCATTACTGACCCAGCATCCATCACTGGGATATCTAAAGATTTTgaggtttatgtttttttttgtttttttttttaagaatgctctttaaccccttaaggactagacatttttagggattttacccatgtggcggtttaacTGCCCCAtggtgtcatataagacctctgggggacattcacatgtttttttaattttttttatttgacattttaccactgtagctggggcatccataggagcccctagTTACAGGTAAAAcatgcccctgtagtgacaatagtcactgggaaAGCTGATTAGGGTCTGCTAGGATCCTGTAGCTCTATTGTGCTAGGGGATCCTggtagtcacgtgatcgccagctcgtgtagtggaagaaacacctccactttcactctttagtacatagcactcattgagtgctatgtactaaagaaaggaggcagaagggggttaaacacttctccctcctcctctgggttatcagctgtgactaactgcTGACAGCCCAAACTGCTTCTGATTAATTGATttcagaagcagaggctttaatcccagccgatagtaaaaatacagtgggggattaaagtccaggaccaagtgctgtaaatttactgtgcttggttcaTAATgggttaaagtggttgtaccaagattgcatgttatcccctatccatagtgAATAAAATGCTGAAAGCCGGGGGTCTTGCTGCTTAGGCCCCTGCCGATCTCTAGAATGAAGGAAGCAACGGCAGAGCATGCGCGGTCAGCACTCTATTAATTGCAATGGGACTGACTGAAAGCTCTGGTGtctctgctgccccattgaaaatgattgaAGACTGGGTGCACTTGAGCAACTAGcattccattcagtctcctcctcactacgTGGGGTGCTGGAACCCTACACCGAGATGAACTAGGGACCCCTGATCTTAAGATTGGTggggggacccccactgatcatcaaATTACttcctatcttaaggataggggataatttgtaatcttggtacagcccctttagtCTTCATCCTTAGGCTTTTTCTTTAGATCCGCACAGTTTTTGGGGTATGTTTTACACTTGTTTTCCATTATGTATGCTTGGAGCTTCCAGAATACTTATGAAATCCaggatttttttcaaattctatATATAAAGCCTAGCACATGATGCATCTTCAAACTCACAACTGGCACATAACAAGACTATCTGGAACAGTCTTTGAGTAATTGGTAATCCAGACAAGTGTGGTGATTTATTAGGGGGTTACATACTTTTGTAAGCCATTGTATATAGGACAAATGTTTTCTTCCCATTTTCTTTCTGGGTTGATATTCCTCACTTCATGTCTGGacgcaggagctcacaatctaccCTCCATATCACACACACAATGTGTCACTCCCATTACACCTGCTCACAAGCCAATCTCCCAATCACACACCCAATGTATCTACCCCCATCATGCCTGATCACAAgaactcacaatctaatctccctatctCATGCACTGAGGCTGCTTAACCTGTTGCTCTGTATTTTAAGTGTAAGAACATGCATACTCCATGTTGTTGTGGCCCCTCGATGAAGCTGGGGCCTCGGCACTGCAATGAACTCCATTCCAGCACTAGCACCGTCCTCACTGTACTGGTAATGTGGCAGTATGGCGGCCAGGAGGGTCATACTTTTTATGGTTATCTGCatttaaagtttttgtttttgttgtttttttttcatatataaatGGTATATTGGAAAGTCCTGcagctaagggtggcttcacagacgtatttgcgcgtgctatacgcagagaacagaatccattgatttcaatgggattgttcTCATTTTCCTTTTTGTGCATTCATTTCTCATGTgaatctgctctattttgtgtgcatttgctccCAAAGGGCCCCAGAGCAGTCTATAGGcgttgtgcaaatgtgcaggcaatacgcaaggggatgcgtgaagTACAGCGCAAAATTgttgggaaaagaacacagctggacctcattaggctaaatagccttttaaatcatgaagGAGGGGGTCGTGCGGCCATGTGAACAAgctctgtgtgcacaaaaagtacagtaaaatgcaccaatacGCACGCAGAAATGTCTCATTCGCAGCGCAAATGTGTTGCACTTAGACGCTTGCAATTACACATATGCCGGGGTAATGCCAGCCTTAGTGACAGACTTTACATCACCATtttcaagaactctgcttgcgtATGGAATCATTCTTGTTTCCTGCTCGAGACTAAAACCCTGTACAGACATCCTACATCTCACAGCgcagggtttgttacaatgtaccaGTAGACTGTCCTCTCTGAAGAAAGGCCTATGCCCGTgaacggattatcgctgcagaattcgcagtcagacacccgctgcgaattccgcagcaatgtccgtctatAGACATGCCGTGGTAAACCGTTCtcccatgcccacgagtggaaatcaactacgATTTTCCGCTCCCAGAGGAGAATCGCGTGGATAACTTCATTGcggtcagtggaagccgtccattccgcaatacttccgctgcgAGAATCTGCATCACAGCCAGTGCGTCATGCACTTCGCAGGCACGCCAGCCGAGACACTCGCGGTgaaggtggagaggtgagtatgtggtcttttgggtgggggggaggggtgggccgtgggcatgaggccttaatagaagcagcacaaatctctcttgCATTGAtagattgttacaatgtatcaggacAGGTATTATAagaacagtaaggcctcatgtccacgggcagctgGGTTTCGTGGGCGGGAGCCCCGCGACGGAATCCCACGCTGCCTGcggcaagaggacattacttaccagttCGGATGCGTGCAGGTCGTCGGTCTCCTCTATGCATGTGGGCGTGCCTGCCGGACGGCACACCCCCTCGATTGACTTCAATGCTGCTTCAGCGGAAGGCagttttcctaattttagggggaaaattccttcttgacgccaatctggcaatcaaaataatcctcGAATCACCGACGCTTATGAAATAATCCGTAATATTGTAACGCCCAAGAAAAGCTTTCAGGCCCCTTCTGAAAGTCTtttatcgaattcaccatcacAACGTCCTCAGGCAGCGAGTTTCAATGGTCAAATctgagcgcagggcaggctagacaaggCATGGCAGtggccacaaagaccaggatcgttGAATGGTTAGTTACCTTCCTGGCGCTTAAATTCAAACATCGCAGACCGAGTTGACAGATTATGGGGAGGGGTTGATGAGGATCTAGCAGTCAAGGtatacattggcaccaatgacaaagttagaggtaggtagggggaaaacaatttcagggaacaaggatgtaagcttagggcaaggacctccaaagtagtattttctgaaatgtaccacaccagaaaggcagttggagattagggaggtaaacaagtggctccagagttggtgtaggaaggagggctttgggttcctggagaagtgGGCCGACTTTACTGTTGGCTATAGGTTCTGCCGTAGGGAAGGGTGGCATCTCAGTGTGGAGGGTGAAGCTGTGCTGAGGGAGagaatggctagaaggctggaggagtgtttaaactacaaACTTGAAGGGAGGGTAACCAGAGAGATAGGGGGGGGGAGATCGTGTatacagtgacctgggactaagtaatgggaatgggggtggaGTGGTGAGAGGGGTTAATAAAGTTAGAACTTGAAGTAAAGGGAGacacttaactttttttttttaatcaaaattgggattatttaggtTAGAAAAAATACAGTTGAGAGgcgacttaataactatgtataaatatatcaggggacgatacagagatctctcccctgatctgtttatacccaggacttttaAACAGCCAAAGGGCAGCAGATTAGTGGTGCAAATCAGAGAACAGCCCAGAGGGATGTATTTTTATTCCTTCACAGACAAAGAATGACATTTTGACTACTGTCTGTAGTCTttgtatacccaggactatgacagtagcaagggggcgtcctctacatctagaggaaagaaggtttatacatcgacatagaagggggttctttactgtaagagaagtgagac encodes:
- the LOC136578285 gene encoding uncharacterized protein, which encodes MSRERKLFRQDQSPGPEGSSESSSSSSQDSSSTSSKLGPRGHRMKSQAYFPFSLLPVDCQLHVFSFLSEVEKCTAAMVCSDWSKLMRTPRLWRVADFMRLGAVLSGMDGVLVSVREFERWKEWVHQYAYHLTSRGASLLVLRASFDLGDQRTKWADFLLQFLDSVHCGDLQELELNWTLTHLEPLDIYPPGSMAQICLAKTDQFNSFQTLFERLTRSSPKLSRMKLPFDWSEHSVSLLTHFQNLSTLELNYFWVFKSVRPETMQQLTKSLPKLKTLILQVLVPVKDLGVSYPMESKSLEFLDVSQSRGLVFSHLDLPSLKEFKIKKTIRGIILNRRTRIALQTRWSCLYDLLKVGTPKLQVFNSHTLLPNWQTQTYLELSEVLLQSCYCIQHTDTWLL